One Devosia lacusdianchii genomic window carries:
- a CDS encoding SMP-30/gluconolactonase/LRE family protein, which translates to MPELKRLGGYEMPMGTTALGKGLYVLDLLGEVDRPPRFTQLLKLTGFPKGTLHRILEGLMEFRLIRFNEADQTYRLGPRFFELAHKVWDEFDLRGAAAPELDRLADLTHETVSLCELEHGAILYIDRRLSPDAFGFRIEVGRRAPVHNTAGGKALMSFLSPHRQRSLIAELLASDDVTKRPANEAEFMTDLSLTRARGYALSLEEHVPGVVSVAAPVLDHRHEPIAAIGVSGPRERISIDRLHTIGRDLMEAARRISGNVGATAMSINAPERPRIEGTANAECVLPVAAHLGEGPVWSSADGKLLWLDILSPAVHVFDPATGQDSAVKVPRMVTSIAARTRGGHAVMTQNGLELLDIATGALTPVVDPEQAIESNRFNDAKCDRRGRFWAGSMALDASAPSGSLYCIEPDGQWRRVDSGFTVSNGMDWSPDDTKMYFADSAQGRVFVYDFDLESGTVSNRRPLIHIPAVEGKPDGLTVDAEGFIWVAVWDGWSVRRYAPDGRLDRVVGVPVPRPSSCCFGGPTLDRLYITSGRIRLAERMLVEAPLSGGIFAFEPGVRGQPGGLFAG; encoded by the coding sequence ATGCCCGAACTGAAGCGTCTTGGCGGATATGAAATGCCGATGGGCACGACGGCCCTAGGCAAGGGGCTCTACGTGCTCGATCTGCTCGGCGAGGTGGACCGGCCCCCGCGCTTCACCCAGCTGCTGAAGCTCACCGGCTTTCCCAAGGGCACGCTGCATCGCATCCTCGAGGGGCTGATGGAGTTCCGCCTCATTCGCTTCAACGAGGCCGACCAGACCTATCGGTTGGGACCACGCTTCTTCGAGCTGGCCCACAAGGTATGGGATGAATTCGATCTGCGCGGCGCGGCAGCTCCCGAACTGGATCGGCTGGCCGACCTGACGCATGAGACCGTGTCGCTGTGCGAGCTGGAGCATGGCGCTATCCTCTATATCGACCGGCGCCTGTCTCCGGACGCGTTCGGCTTTCGCATCGAGGTCGGCCGCCGCGCGCCGGTGCACAATACGGCGGGCGGCAAGGCGTTAATGAGCTTCCTGTCGCCGCATCGGCAACGCAGCCTGATCGCCGAGCTTCTGGCCTCGGACGATGTCACCAAGCGGCCGGCTAACGAGGCCGAGTTCATGACTGATCTGAGCCTGACCCGGGCGCGCGGCTATGCGCTGTCGCTCGAGGAACACGTCCCCGGCGTCGTGTCGGTCGCTGCGCCGGTGCTCGACCACCGGCACGAGCCGATCGCAGCCATCGGAGTTTCCGGTCCGCGCGAGCGCATCAGCATTGATCGTCTGCACACGATTGGCCGCGACCTCATGGAGGCGGCGCGGCGCATTTCAGGCAATGTCGGAGCGACTGCTATGAGCATCAACGCACCCGAGCGGCCCCGCATCGAGGGAACGGCCAATGCCGAATGCGTGTTGCCGGTGGCTGCCCATCTCGGGGAGGGTCCGGTCTGGAGTTCGGCCGACGGCAAGCTGCTGTGGCTCGATATTCTCTCCCCGGCCGTGCACGTCTTTGATCCCGCAACCGGCCAGGACAGCGCGGTCAAGGTCCCGCGCATGGTGACCTCGATTGCGGCCCGGACCCGGGGCGGGCATGCCGTTATGACCCAAAATGGGCTGGAACTGCTCGACATCGCCACGGGAGCGCTGACGCCGGTGGTCGACCCCGAACAGGCCATCGAATCCAATCGCTTCAACGATGCCAAATGTGACCGCCGCGGGCGCTTCTGGGCCGGAAGCATGGCGCTGGACGCTTCGGCACCGTCGGGCAGCCTCTATTGTATCGAACCGGACGGGCAATGGCGGCGGGTGGATAGCGGTTTCACCGTGTCCAACGGCATGGATTGGAGCCCCGATGACACCAAGATGTACTTTGCCGATTCAGCGCAAGGCAGGGTGTTCGTCTACGATTTCGACCTTGAGAGCGGCACGGTCAGCAACCGCCGTCCGCTCATTCACATTCCTGCCGTCGAGGGCAAGCCCGATGGGCTGACCGTGGATGCCGAGGGCTTTATCTGGGTGGCGGTCTGGGATGGCTGGTCGGTCCGGCGTTATGCGCCCGACGGTAGACTGGACCGCGTCGTCGGCGTGCCGGTGCCACGACCGTCGAGTTGCTGTTTCGGCGGCCCGACCCTCGACCGGCTCTACATCACGTCGGGCCGCATCCGCCTCGCCGAGCGCATGCTGGTCGAAGCGCCGCTGTCTGGCGGTATTTTTGCCTTCGAGCCTGGCGTGCGCGGCCAGCCGGGCGGATTGTTTGCCGGATGA
- a CDS encoding Flp family type IVb pilin, giving the protein MLVETIRLFIDDDGGATAIEYGLLAALISVAAIASFMILGNGLTNLMGEGTGAAAQVIGERADNL; this is encoded by the coding sequence ATGCTGGTAGAAACCATCCGGCTATTTATCGATGACGACGGCGGTGCTACCGCTATCGAATATGGCCTCTTGGCCGCACTGATCAGCGTCGCCGCAATCGCCAGTTTCATGATCCTGGGGAACGGCCTGACCAATCTGATGGGCGAGGGCACGGGCGCCGCTGCTCAGGTCATCGGCGAACGGGCCGACAACCTCTAG
- a CDS encoding M48 family metalloprotease, giving the protein MGHIAEDMRTGLRNGLLAVSLLALSACTTLTSSNIAVSQTGDRPAPTVVPEGTDPDDAVIGRREHPRIIAAYGGVYSDRPAEIMVARIVGRLLAAANQPNAQFQVTILDSSEVNAFALPGGYIYVTRGILALASDTSELAAVLAHEIAHVTLRHARARTDRTRTTEIVDRVITGVFGGDTSTDATANRTRESMAAFGQNQELEADREGIKFAGKAGYDPQAAARFLGVMSRFATFSAGAGNADEGFLSSHPSTPARIQKALDTARTMFGQTSMGETDRDGYLASIAGLTFGDSPAQGSIVGRRFLHSASKFTFTVPEGYTLQNSQSAVVGVAGDGEAVRFDSADVQPNVALTDYLKSGWIAGLKADSVSSQSYNGIEMASGLAQTDQWFFRVSVMRLDGQVYRFIFAAKSDSARFAAGAESTLKSFRRTDSSDLGQIRKVAIRVVTAKTGDTADTLARQMGGLNRGTDLFYIINDLYPGDPVVVGEKYKVVVLQ; this is encoded by the coding sequence ATGGGGCACATCGCCGAAGACATGCGGACCGGATTGCGGAATGGCCTGCTGGCCGTCTCGCTATTGGCGCTGTCTGCCTGCACCACCCTCACCAGTTCGAACATTGCCGTGAGCCAGACCGGCGATCGGCCCGCCCCGACGGTCGTACCCGAGGGCACCGATCCCGACGACGCCGTGATTGGCCGCCGCGAACATCCGCGCATCATCGCAGCCTATGGCGGGGTCTATTCGGACCGCCCGGCCGAGATCATGGTCGCCCGTATCGTTGGGCGCCTGCTTGCCGCCGCCAATCAGCCCAATGCGCAATTCCAGGTCACCATTCTCGACAGCTCCGAGGTAAACGCCTTCGCGCTGCCGGGTGGCTATATCTACGTGACGCGCGGTATCCTGGCCCTCGCCTCCGACACCAGCGAGCTCGCGGCCGTCCTGGCGCACGAAATCGCCCACGTGACGCTGCGCCATGCCCGCGCGCGCACCGACCGCACCCGCACCACCGAAATCGTCGATCGCGTGATCACCGGCGTCTTCGGCGGCGACACCTCTACCGACGCCACCGCCAACCGCACCCGTGAATCCATGGCCGCCTTCGGGCAGAACCAGGAACTCGAGGCCGATCGCGAAGGCATCAAGTTTGCCGGCAAGGCGGGCTACGATCCGCAGGCCGCAGCGCGCTTCCTTGGCGTCATGAGCCGTTTCGCTACCTTCTCGGCCGGCGCCGGCAATGCCGATGAGGGCTTCCTGTCCTCGCACCCTTCAACCCCGGCCCGCATCCAGAAAGCGCTGGATACCGCGCGCACCATGTTCGGCCAAACCAGCATGGGCGAGACCGATCGCGACGGCTATCTGGCCTCGATCGCCGGTCTCACCTTTGGCGACAGCCCGGCCCAGGGCTCGATCGTGGGCCGCCGCTTCCTGCATTCGGCATCGAAGTTCACCTTCACGGTGCCCGAAGGCTATACGCTGCAGAATTCGCAGAGCGCCGTGGTCGGCGTGGCCGGTGACGGCGAGGCCGTGCGCTTCGACAGCGCCGACGTGCAGCCCAATGTCGCCCTGACCGATTATCTGAAGTCCGGCTGGATCGCGGGCCTCAAGGCCGACAGCGTCAGCAGCCAGAGCTATAACGGTATCGAGATGGCCTCCGGCCTGGCCCAGACCGACCAGTGGTTCTTCCGCGTCTCGGTCATGCGGCTCGACGGCCAGGTCTATCGCTTCATCTTCGCCGCCAAATCCGACAGCGCCCGCTTTGCCGCCGGCGCCGAGTCGACGCTCAAGAGCTTCCGCCGCACCGATTCTTCGGACCTGGGACAGATCCGCAAGGTCGCCATCCGCGTCGTCACGGCAAAAACCGGCGACACGGCCGATACCCTGGCACGCCAGATGGGTGGGCTCAATCGCGGTACCGACCTGTTCTACATCATCAATGACCTCTATCCCGGCGACCCCGTGGTCGTGGGCGAGAAGTACAAGGTCGTGGTGCTGCAGTAG
- the argJ gene encoding bifunctional glutamate N-acetyltransferase/amino-acid acetyltransferase ArgJ, with protein sequence MAHPVSPLAPKSYPDLPAISGVRFATAEAGIKYKNRTDVLLMAFEEGTTAAGVLTKSKCSSAAVDWCKANLPGGVARGLVVNSGNANAFTGAKGKESVALTADYAAKALGCAPSEVFLASTGVIGEPLNADKFAGVLDTMATRLNDGPWMDPAKAIMTTDTFPKLSGAILEIDGVEVRINGIAKGSGMIAPDMATMLSFVVTDMPIAAPVLQALLARHVQTSFNAITVDSDTSTSDTLLAFATGKARVEAIDSLDDPRAETFGEALRDVLFDLAIQVVRDGEGATKQVSIHVEGATSDASAFRIAKSIADSPLVKTAIAGEDANWGRVVMAVGKAGEPADRDKLAIRFGDLLVAKDGERAAVYDEAATSAYMKGEDLELTVSLGLGDGKASVYTCDLTHGYITINGDYRS encoded by the coding sequence ATGGCCCACCCGGTTTCCCCGCTTGCTCCCAAATCCTACCCGGATCTGCCGGCCATATCGGGGGTGCGCTTTGCCACCGCCGAGGCCGGCATCAAGTACAAGAACCGCACCGATGTGCTGCTGATGGCGTTCGAGGAAGGCACGACCGCTGCGGGCGTGCTGACCAAGTCCAAATGTTCGTCGGCTGCCGTCGATTGGTGCAAGGCCAACCTGCCGGGCGGGGTCGCGCGGGGTCTGGTGGTCAATTCGGGCAATGCCAATGCCTTTACCGGCGCAAAGGGTAAAGAAAGCGTGGCGCTGACGGCCGATTATGCCGCCAAGGCGCTGGGCTGCGCGCCATCCGAAGTGTTCCTGGCCTCGACCGGAGTAATCGGTGAGCCGCTCAATGCCGACAAGTTTGCCGGCGTGCTCGATACGATGGCGACACGTCTCAATGACGGCCCCTGGATGGACCCGGCCAAGGCCATCATGACCACCGATACCTTCCCCAAGCTTTCGGGCGCCATCCTCGAGATCGACGGGGTGGAAGTCAGGATCAACGGCATTGCCAAGGGCTCGGGCATGATTGCCCCTGATATGGCGACGATGTTGAGCTTTGTTGTCACCGACATGCCCATCGCGGCGCCGGTGCTACAGGCCTTGCTGGCGCGCCATGTGCAAACCAGCTTCAACGCCATCACTGTCGACAGCGACACCTCCACATCCGATACGCTACTGGCCTTTGCTACCGGCAAAGCGCGGGTCGAGGCGATCGACAGCCTCGACGATCCGCGCGCCGAGACCTTCGGTGAAGCGCTGAGGGATGTGTTGTTCGATCTTGCCATCCAGGTGGTGCGCGACGGTGAGGGTGCGACCAAACAGGTCTCGATCCATGTCGAGGGCGCAACCTCAGACGCCAGCGCGTTCCGCATCGCCAAGTCGATCGCCGATAGCCCGCTGGTCAAGACCGCCATTGCCGGCGAGGATGCCAATTGGGGCCGCGTGGTCATGGCCGTTGGCAAGGCCGGTGAGCCGGCCGATCGAGACAAGCTCGCCATCCGCTTTGGTGACCTCCTCGTTGCCAAGGACGGCGAGCGGGCGGCGGTCTATGACGAGGCCGCGACCAGCGCCTACATGAAGGGTGAGGACCTGGAGCTGACGGTCAGCTTGGGTCTCGGCGATGGCAAAGCCAGCGTCTATACCTGCGACCTGACGCATGGCTACATCACCATCAATGGCGACTACCGGAGCTGA
- a CDS encoding (deoxy)nucleoside triphosphate pyrophosphohydrolase — MSENKLLLVVACALVDADRRVLIAQRPEGKSMAGLWEFPGGKVEPGESPEDALIRELEEELGVSTKTACLAPVSFASHSYENFHLLMPLYACRKWQGVPQPREHTALKWVRPQALRDFAMPPADEPLIAALCDLL, encoded by the coding sequence ATGAGCGAAAACAAGCTGCTTCTCGTCGTCGCCTGCGCCCTCGTTGATGCCGACCGGCGCGTGCTGATCGCGCAGCGCCCTGAGGGTAAGTCCATGGCCGGGCTCTGGGAATTTCCTGGTGGCAAGGTCGAGCCCGGCGAAAGCCCCGAGGACGCGCTGATCCGTGAACTCGAGGAAGAGCTTGGTGTTTCGACCAAAACCGCGTGCCTGGCTCCGGTATCTTTCGCCAGTCACTCTTACGAGAATTTTCACCTGTTGATGCCACTTTACGCCTGCCGGAAATGGCAGGGTGTGCCGCAGCCCAGAGAGCATACCGCGCTCAAGTGGGTGCGTCCGCAGGCGCTGCGTGACTTTGCCATGCCGCCGGCCGATGAGCCGCTGATCGCAGCCCTGTGCGATTTGCTCTAG
- a CDS encoding DMT family transporter, whose amino-acid sequence MSDEAVADVSAEIDDAAKPPVSLTEHRPLLGIGLAIAATMLFATNDATNKYLIATYDVPLVAAIRYIVHALLMLALLGPTRGPELVTTQRTGLVVARSLCLVVATLFAGLALQRMPIAETVSIIYLSPIVVVVLARPILGEQIGVIGWLAALGGFAGVVLIARPGGGLDPAGVTFALCNVGVTVTYYLLSRILVRSEKTLALLFYSALVGAICFGLAMPWFWFGAVPSPFEIVLFISLGLTAGLGHFCFTAANRYAEASLLAPMGYLHLLWACLLGWLVFGQLPDGLGLMGMAIIGLAGVGVALRSRFAGR is encoded by the coding sequence ATGAGTGACGAGGCCGTTGCCGATGTCAGCGCGGAGATCGATGACGCGGCCAAGCCACCTGTCAGCCTGACAGAGCATCGCCCCCTGCTCGGTATCGGGTTAGCCATTGCCGCGACCATGCTCTTTGCCACCAATGACGCCACCAACAAATACCTCATCGCCACTTATGATGTGCCGCTGGTGGCCGCCATCCGATACATCGTCCACGCGTTGCTGATGCTGGCGCTGCTCGGTCCGACGCGCGGGCCCGAACTGGTGACGACCCAGCGGACCGGGCTCGTGGTGGCGCGGTCGCTGTGCCTGGTCGTGGCGACGCTGTTTGCCGGGCTGGCGCTGCAACGCATGCCGATCGCCGAGACGGTCTCGATCATCTATCTCTCGCCAATCGTGGTCGTCGTGTTGGCGCGGCCCATTTTGGGCGAGCAGATCGGCGTCATCGGCTGGCTGGCTGCGCTGGGTGGCTTTGCCGGCGTGGTGCTGATCGCCCGGCCTGGCGGCGGGCTCGATCCTGCCGGGGTGACCTTCGCCCTGTGCAATGTCGGGGTCACGGTGACCTATTACCTGCTCTCGCGCATCCTGGTGCGCAGCGAGAAGACGCTGGCGCTGCTGTTCTATTCGGCGCTGGTGGGCGCCATCTGTTTCGGGCTGGCCATGCCGTGGTTTTGGTTTGGCGCGGTGCCGAGCCCGTTCGAAATCGTGCTTTTCATCAGTCTCGGGCTGACAGCCGGCCTCGGCCATTTCTGTTTCACCGCCGCCAATCGCTATGCCGAAGCGTCGCTGCTGGCGCCAATGGGCTATCTGCACCTGTTGTGGGCCTGCCTGCTGGGCTGGCTGGTGTTCGGACAGTTGCCGGACGGGCTCGGTCTTATGGGGATGGCAATTATCGGACTAGCCGGCGTCGGCGTGGCGCTGCGGTCTCGGTTTGCTGGCCGCTGA
- a CDS encoding GNAT family N-acetyltransferase yields the protein MVLPGADVFERSGLKAWPGIEVEWDGAWVRRAANGYTQRANSVQSLDPADDTDAPARIAASRAWFETRGLRPIFRVTPLAGPKTVAALDEQGWAEVDASHLFAMELGTVAADPRGEVYDLLDPKFLVVQQQLRNYPDERLERLKALLGVVAVPACGIVQYSPEGAPVATALMAIADGIVITGNVITDRTQRRKGYAAGMMRTGLAWAKQAGAGIAALNVAADNPGGQALYAALGYRRQYDYTYRIPGGA from the coding sequence ATGGTTCTGCCCGGCGCCGACGTGTTCGAACGGTCCGGCCTCAAGGCCTGGCCGGGGATAGAGGTGGAGTGGGATGGCGCTTGGGTGCGCCGCGCCGCCAATGGTTACACGCAGCGCGCCAATTCGGTGCAAAGCCTTGACCCTGCCGATGACACCGATGCGCCGGCCCGGATCGCCGCAAGCAGAGCGTGGTTCGAGACGCGCGGCCTACGGCCGATCTTCCGGGTGACGCCGCTGGCCGGGCCCAAGACCGTTGCGGCGCTCGACGAACAGGGCTGGGCCGAGGTCGATGCCAGCCATCTGTTCGCGATGGAATTGGGAACCGTCGCGGCCGACCCGCGCGGCGAGGTGTATGATCTGCTCGACCCAAAATTTCTCGTCGTTCAACAGCAACTCCGGAACTATCCGGATGAAAGGCTGGAAAGGCTCAAGGCTTTGCTCGGCGTGGTCGCGGTGCCCGCTTGCGGCATCGTGCAATACTCGCCCGAAGGCGCGCCAGTGGCCACCGCGTTGATGGCCATTGCTGACGGCATCGTCATTACCGGCAATGTCATCACCGACAGGACCCAGCGTCGCAAGGGTTATGCCGCTGGCATGATGCGGACAGGGCTTGCCTGGGCCAAGCAGGCGGGCGCGGGCATAGCGGCGCTCAATGTGGCGGCGGACAATCCGGGTGGGCAGGCGCTCTATGCCGCTCTCGGCTATCGCCGCCAGTATGATTACACCTATCGCATTCCCGGTGGCGCATGA
- a CDS encoding ABC transporter ATP-binding protein, producing the protein MADIQIQNLNKSYGAFHALKDMSLRIEDGEFVVFVGPSGCGKSTALKILAGLEAASGGSILIGGEDVTELAPGKRDIAMVFQNYALYPHLTVRQNIGFGLKMRGTSKQEIDQRVEHAAQALEITDFLDRRPRALSGGQRQRVALGRAIVREPRLFLMDEPLSNLDAALRVQMRAEITALQRRIGTTTIYVTHDQTEAMTMADRIVIMRKGVVQQIGSPDELFNRPANIFVAGFIGSPAMNFIRGTVTSDASGLSVDAGGLRLQLDGAAAAGYIGKDVVCGVRPESLTLAAPGAPALEITPTLIESLGNEAYVHFRMPGRQVAVAVAGEHEHEASSSGTLIARLYDVGQPLAGQVVRLALKPNSSVHLFDPATEEAIR; encoded by the coding sequence ATGGCCGACATTCAGATTCAGAACCTCAATAAGTCCTACGGCGCCTTCCACGCGCTCAAGGATATGTCCCTCCGTATCGAAGACGGCGAGTTCGTCGTCTTCGTCGGACCTTCCGGCTGTGGCAAATCCACGGCGCTCAAGATCCTGGCCGGCCTCGAAGCTGCCAGTGGCGGGAGCATTCTCATTGGTGGGGAGGATGTGACCGAACTCGCTCCCGGCAAGCGCGATATTGCCATGGTGTTCCAGAACTATGCGCTCTATCCGCACCTGACCGTGCGCCAGAATATCGGCTTCGGTCTCAAGATGCGGGGCACGAGCAAGCAGGAGATCGACCAGCGGGTCGAGCATGCCGCGCAGGCGCTCGAAATCACCGATTTTCTCGATCGCCGTCCACGCGCCCTTTCGGGTGGTCAGCGCCAGCGCGTGGCCCTGGGCCGGGCCATCGTGCGCGAACCGCGGCTGTTCCTGATGGATGAACCGCTGTCCAACCTGGACGCGGCGCTCCGCGTCCAGATGCGGGCCGAAATCACGGCGCTGCAACGGCGCATCGGCACGACCACGATCTATGTGACGCATGACCAGACGGAGGCCATGACCATGGCCGACCGCATCGTCATCATGCGCAAGGGTGTGGTCCAGCAGATCGGCAGCCCCGATGAGCTGTTCAACCGGCCGGCCAATATCTTCGTGGCCGGGTTCATCGGCTCCCCGGCGATGAACTTCATCCGGGGCACTGTGACCAGCGATGCAAGTGGGCTCAGCGTCGATGCCGGCGGCCTCCGGCTCCAGCTCGATGGTGCTGCGGCCGCTGGCTATATCGGCAAGGACGTCGTCTGCGGCGTGCGCCCGGAATCCCTGACCCTGGCCGCGCCCGGTGCGCCGGCCCTCGAAATCACGCCCACGCTCATCGAAAGCCTGGGCAACGAGGCTTATGTGCATTTCCGAATGCCGGGTCGTCAGGTCGCCGTTGCGGTGGCAGGGGAGCACGAGCATGAAGCGTCCAGCAGCGGCACGCTGATCGCTCGTCTCTATGATGTCGGCCAGCCGCTGGCCGGACAAGTGGTGCGGCTTGCCCTCAAGCCAAACTCTTCCGTACACCTGTTCGATCCGGCTACAGAAGAGGCGATCAGATAA
- a CDS encoding SDR family NAD(P)-dependent oxidoreductase, translated as MIESTYSSLRDRPVVVTGAASGIGKAMALAFGRQGAPVGVIDFNAAGGAQVADEIIAAGGRAIASPADVTDIAALQLAIASVQEALGPIRVLINNAGNDKRHDFADMTPAYWDERMAVNLRHLAFAAQAVTPGMKGAGGGVIINLGSTSWMQGAAGLIAYGTAKAAIGGFTQCLARDLGPDGIRVMCIAPGRTMTERATAGGLDPAYVEQTLARQAVKQLVQPDDIARLALWLASDDARIMSGQTIIADGGHMLR; from the coding sequence ATGATCGAAAGCACCTATTCCAGCCTGCGCGACCGGCCCGTCGTGGTGACTGGCGCCGCCTCGGGTATCGGCAAGGCCATGGCATTGGCCTTCGGCCGACAGGGTGCTCCGGTCGGCGTGATCGACTTCAACGCGGCTGGCGGAGCCCAGGTAGCCGATGAGATCATCGCCGCTGGCGGGCGGGCGATCGCGTCGCCGGCCGACGTCACCGATATTGCCGCGCTCCAGCTGGCCATCGCCTCCGTGCAGGAGGCACTCGGGCCGATCCGGGTGCTGATCAACAATGCCGGCAACGACAAGCGCCATGATTTCGCGGATATGACGCCCGCCTATTGGGATGAGCGCATGGCCGTCAACCTGCGCCATCTAGCCTTTGCCGCCCAGGCGGTGACGCCGGGTATGAAGGGAGCTGGTGGCGGCGTGATCATCAATCTAGGCTCGACCTCGTGGATGCAGGGCGCGGCGGGTCTCATCGCCTATGGCACGGCCAAGGCCGCCATAGGCGGGTTCACGCAATGCCTCGCGCGCGACCTCGGACCCGACGGCATCAGGGTGATGTGCATTGCCCCTGGTCGCACGATGACCGAACGCGCGACCGCGGGCGGACTTGATCCCGCCTATGTCGAGCAAACGCTCGCTCGCCAGGCCGTCAAGCAATTGGTGCAGCCCGACGATATTGCGCGCCTGGCGCTCTGGCTGGCCTCGGACGATGCCCGCATCATGTCTGGCCAGACCATCATAGCCGATGGCGGCCATATGCTGCGGTGA
- a CDS encoding carbohydrate ABC transporter permease: protein MKRTLPQSILLYVTLVLVIAILLFPVYWMVITSLAPSNALRSFPPQFWPQNPQWQTYTNLIFNSDMPRWLMNSALVAVAATAISMLVSVLAAYSLSRYTMRGSEAVGLFILMSKMLPATMLIIPLFSIFRNLGLMGSLWSLVIAHATAIVPFATWMLKGYFDSIPQELEQAAQVDGCTPWGALFRVILPVAAPGLAATALYGFVLSWADYLYARTFLANAAGNWTANVGIATFKGEYQTDWNVIMAASLLAALPIMIAYLFLQRYLVGGLAAGAGK, encoded by the coding sequence ATGAAACGCACGCTGCCCCAATCCATCCTGCTCTATGTCACCCTGGTGCTGGTGATCGCCATCCTGCTGTTTCCGGTCTACTGGATGGTCATCACCTCGCTGGCTCCCAGCAATGCCCTGCGCAGCTTCCCGCCGCAATTCTGGCCGCAGAACCCGCAGTGGCAGACCTATACCAACCTGATCTTCAACAGCGACATGCCGCGCTGGCTGATGAACTCGGCGCTGGTGGCCGTGGCGGCAACGGCCATTTCCATGCTGGTCTCGGTGCTGGCTGCCTATAGCCTCTCGCGCTACACCATGCGGGGCAGCGAGGCGGTGGGCCTGTTTATCCTGATGAGCAAGATGCTGCCGGCCACCATGCTGATCATTCCGCTGTTCAGTATCTTTCGTAACCTCGGCTTGATGGGCTCGCTGTGGTCGCTGGTCATTGCCCATGCGACGGCTATCGTTCCCTTCGCCACCTGGATGCTCAAGGGCTACTTCGACTCCATTCCGCAGGAGCTCGAGCAGGCGGCGCAGGTCGATGGCTGCACCCCCTGGGGGGCGCTGTTCCGCGTCATCCTGCCCGTTGCGGCGCCTGGCCTTGCCGCCACTGCCCTCTATGGTTTCGTGCTGTCCTGGGCCGACTATCTCTATGCCCGCACGTTCCTGGCCAATGCGGCCGGAAATTGGACGGCCAATGTCGGCATCGCCACCTTCAAGGGCGAGTATCAGACCGACTGGAACGTCATCATGGCCGCTTCGCTCCTGGCAGCCCTGCCTATCATGATCGCCTACCTCTTCCTGCAACGCTATCTCGTTGGCGGCCTTGCCGCTGGCGCGGGAAAATAA
- a CDS encoding carbohydrate ABC transporter permease encodes MSELSQPRTDLAPVRRSSGLFGIDLASPRHASKLGYLLLAPAALLILAILVYPMLLAIDISFHDVKFATLSFGASEYTLANYQKLFSSPDFWKAIGVTAQLLVVVTSISMAVGMGTALLVNQQFRGRSFARMLIALPWAIPEVVAVVTWVWILDASFGVFNWLLIKAGLVGGPVSWFSQPGTAFSAVTMVMVWKGYPFISIMILAGLQSIPEEYYQAAKVDGANVFQRFFWITIPCIAPVLGVTLILTILWVFRDFSIIYVLTGGGPVGATETLAIMTYEEAFNFFRMGYASAIGVVTLLICAIISAFLVKKTSHAIY; translated from the coding sequence ATGTCAGAATTGAGCCAGCCGCGCACTGATCTTGCCCCGGTTCGCCGATCATCCGGCCTATTTGGGATCGACCTGGCCAGCCCCCGGCATGCCAGCAAGCTGGGCTATTTGCTGCTCGCTCCGGCGGCGCTGCTGATCCTGGCCATCCTGGTCTATCCGATGCTGCTGGCCATCGACATCAGCTTCCACGACGTCAAGTTCGCGACCCTGTCGTTCGGCGCCAGCGAATATACGCTCGCCAACTATCAGAAACTGTTCTCGTCGCCCGATTTCTGGAAAGCTATCGGGGTGACGGCGCAATTGCTGGTGGTGGTCACCAGTATCAGCATGGCCGTCGGCATGGGCACGGCGCTGCTGGTCAACCAGCAGTTTCGCGGCCGCAGCTTTGCCCGCATGCTGATCGCCCTGCCATGGGCGATCCCTGAAGTCGTGGCGGTGGTCACCTGGGTCTGGATTCTCGACGCCTCGTTCGGCGTGTTCAACTGGCTGCTGATCAAGGCGGGGTTGGTGGGTGGTCCGGTGAGCTGGTTCTCCCAACCGGGCACCGCTTTCTCGGCCGTCACCATGGTCATGGTGTGGAAGGGTTATCCCTTCATCTCAATCATGATCCTGGCCGGGCTCCAGTCCATTCCCGAGGAATACTATCAGGCGGCCAAGGTCGATGGCGCCAACGTGTTCCAGCGCTTCTTCTGGATCACCATTCCCTGCATCGCGCCGGTGCTGGGGGTGACGCTGATCCTCACCATCCTTTGGGTGTTCCGCGATTTTTCGATCATCTACGTGCTGACCGGCGGCGGCCCCGTGGGGGCAACCGAGACGCTGGCCATCATGACCTATGAGGAGGCCTTCAACTTCTTCCGCATGGGCTACGCCTCGGCCATCGGCGTGGTGACGCTGCTCATCTGCGCCATCATCAGCGCTTTCCTGGTCAAAAAGACCAGCCACGCCATCTACTAG